A genome region from Clostridium pasteurianum includes the following:
- the nrdG gene encoding anaerobic ribonucleoside-triphosphate reductase activating protein, whose protein sequence is MNLRVAGFLDNSMVNGEGMRSVLFLSGCRRRCPGCQNEAMQDFKYGEDISVMEVLERIKDNMPIIKGVTFSGGDPLEQAENLIELSKEIKKLGLNIWSYTGYTHEQILEESDPNKLELLKYIDVLVDGEFKQDLMENAPKYAGSSNQRVIRLK, encoded by the coding sequence ATGAACTTAAGGGTTGCTGGATTTTTAGATAATTCAATGGTGAATGGCGAAGGTATGAGATCAGTATTATTTTTATCTGGTTGTAGGCGAAGATGTCCAGGATGCCAAAATGAAGCTATGCAGGATTTTAAATATGGGGAAGACATTTCGGTTATGGAAGTGCTAGAGAGAATAAAAGATAATATGCCTATTATAAAGGGTGTTACATTTTCCGGAGGAGATCCATTAGAACAGGCTGAAAATTTAATTGAGCTTTCAAAAGAAATAAAAAAGCTTGGGCTTAATATATGGTCATATACAGGGTATACCCATGAACAGATTTTAGAGGAAAGTGACCCCAATAAGCTTGAACTACTTAAGTACATAGATGTTCTTGTAGATGGTGAATTTAAGCAAGATTTAATGGAAAATGCACCCAAGTATGCGGGTTCAAGCAATCAAAGGGTTATAAGGTTAAAATAA
- the nrdD gene encoding anaerobic ribonucleoside-triphosphate reductase: MLNVVKRDGRQVIFDSSKIFNAIKGAAEEIGFGIKESDILELTQKVMGRLEELKLKKVTVEEVQNIVEKVLLENGNKEIGMAYCAYRKERTKVREIKSNLMKVIEKIGIETDRDNANVGNNYSSKLLRIASESNKWHNLAAMPKKISRAHENGDIYLHDLDSYNLSINCLHIPTKEVLQKGFNTGYGYIRPPKRIESAAELSCILLQSTQNDMFGGQAHPDFDNDMGEFIEPTREQIRDEYRELGVDPSRIEEFTEKKLMKIIAQSMQGIVYNLNTMHSRAGSQVPFSSINIGIPRSKDAALVCEIFLKEYEKGLGNGEQPIFPNIIFRVKKGVNREKDDPYFYLFRLACRVAAKRMNPTFMNIDADFNKEYYDKGYLPATMGCRTYIMSNINGEPGVKGRGNIAPTTINLPRIGILAKGNIDKFFELLDSRLEIAKESLLDRYNVLKKLRVKDLPFVIGQNLMKGSEGLKSDDSIEPILKQGSWAIGFIGLAETLVALTGHHHGETAEARELGVKIVTYIRNYLDNLKKEIRLNWSCYATPAEGLSGKFIVKDKAIFGEIPGVTDKDYYTNSYHIPVGFNISIKDKINIEAPYHKLCNGGHISYIELDGYGDEETIMNIVKYAYEKTNISYIGINFHIRYCKHCGEYLETSEAKCPKCGSYDIQGISRVTGYLSLDERFGVGKSAERADRTAQGTGKHCYK; this comes from the coding sequence ATGCTAAATGTAGTAAAAAGAGATGGTAGGCAAGTAATATTTGACTCTAGCAAGATATTCAATGCCATAAAGGGAGCAGCAGAAGAAATAGGCTTTGGTATTAAAGAGAGCGATATTCTTGAATTAACTCAAAAAGTTATGGGTAGACTTGAAGAATTAAAATTAAAAAAGGTTACAGTAGAGGAAGTACAAAATATAGTAGAGAAAGTCCTTCTTGAAAATGGAAATAAAGAAATAGGAATGGCTTATTGTGCTTATAGAAAAGAAAGAACTAAGGTAAGAGAGATAAAATCAAACCTTATGAAGGTTATAGAGAAAATAGGAATAGAAACTGATAGAGATAATGCTAATGTTGGAAATAACTATAGTTCTAAACTTCTTAGAATAGCAAGTGAATCTAATAAGTGGCATAATCTTGCTGCTATGCCTAAAAAAATATCAAGGGCACATGAAAATGGAGATATATATTTACATGATCTTGATAGTTATAATTTAAGTATAAATTGTCTCCACATTCCAACTAAAGAAGTTCTACAAAAAGGATTTAATACAGGATATGGATACATAAGACCGCCGAAGAGAATAGAGTCAGCGGCAGAACTTTCATGCATACTTTTGCAGTCAACGCAAAATGATATGTTTGGAGGTCAAGCTCACCCGGATTTCGATAATGATATGGGTGAATTTATAGAACCTACAAGGGAACAAATACGTGATGAATATAGAGAACTAGGTGTTGATCCAAGTAGGATAGAAGAATTCACTGAGAAAAAATTAATGAAGATTATTGCACAGTCTATGCAGGGTATAGTATATAATTTAAATACTATGCATAGTAGGGCAGGTTCACAGGTACCTTTTTCATCTATAAATATTGGAATTCCAAGATCTAAGGATGCAGCACTTGTATGTGAGATATTTTTAAAGGAGTATGAAAAAGGACTTGGAAATGGTGAACAGCCAATTTTCCCTAATATAATTTTTAGGGTTAAAAAAGGTGTAAATAGGGAAAAGGATGATCCTTATTTTTACTTGTTTAGATTAGCATGTAGAGTTGCAGCTAAGAGGATGAATCCTACTTTTATGAATATAGATGCTGATTTTAATAAGGAATATTATGATAAAGGATACCTTCCAGCAACTATGGGATGCAGAACTTATATAATGTCTAACATTAATGGAGAACCTGGAGTTAAAGGAAGAGGAAATATAGCACCAACTACAATTAACCTTCCTAGAATAGGTATTCTTGCAAAGGGAAATATAGATAAGTTTTTTGAGCTATTAGATTCAAGACTTGAGATTGCAAAAGAAAGTTTGCTTGATAGATATAATGTGCTTAAAAAACTAAGGGTTAAGGATTTGCCATTTGTAATAGGTCAAAATCTTATGAAAGGTTCTGAAGGTTTGAAGTCTGACGATTCAATAGAGCCGATTCTTAAACAAGGATCATGGGCAATTGGATTTATAGGACTTGCTGAAACACTTGTAGCACTTACAGGACATCATCATGGTGAAACTGCGGAGGCAAGGGAGCTCGGCGTTAAGATAGTTACGTATATTAGGAATTATCTTGACAACTTAAAGAAAGAGATACGTCTTAATTGGAGCTGTTATGCTACACCGGCAGAAGGATTATCTGGAAAGTTTATTGTGAAAGATAAGGCAATTTTTGGTGAGATACCTGGTGTTACGGATAAGGATTACTACACTAATAGTTATCATATACCAGTTGGTTTCAATATTTCTATTAAGGATAAGATAAATATAGAGGCACCTTATCATAAGTTATGTAACGGAGGCCATATATCTTATATAGAGCTTGATGGTTATGGTGATGAGGAAACTATAATGAATATAGTTAAGTACGCTTATGAAAAAACTAATATAAGTTATATAGGAATAAATTTTCATATAAGATATTGCAAACATTGTGGAGAGTATTTAGAAACATCTGAAGCAAAATGTCCGAAATGCGGAAGCTATGATATTCAAGGTATATCAAGAGTTACAGGATATTTGAGCTTAGATGAAAGATTCGGTGTAGGAAAGTCAGCTGAGAGGGCTGATAGAACAGCTCAAGGAACAGGGAAACACTGCTACAAGTAA
- a CDS encoding PFL family protein, which produces MNTNEIMRTIKMIGEQNLDIRTITMGISLRDCSSFNGKESRKRIYDKITKYAENLVKVGEEIERDYGIPIINKRISVTPISIVAESSDDKDYVEYAKTLDKAAKAVGVNLIGGFSALVHKGCTKGDKILLASIPEALNSTDIVCSSVNVGSTKTGINMNAVKQMGHIIKDIANLSASTNGLNCMKLVVFANAIEDNPFMAGAFHGIGEAECVINVGISGPGVVKAALENVKGEPFDVVAETIKKTAFRITRAGQLVAREASKKLNVPFGIIDLSLAPTPAVGDSVARIIEEMGVETCGAPGTTAALAMLNDAVKKGGIMAASHVGGLSGAFIPVSEDEGMIAAVESGALNLEKLEAMTCVCSVGLDMIAVPGDTPAETISGIIADEAAIGVVNNKTTAVRIIPAIGMGVGDSVEFGGLFGRAPVMPVSKFSSADFINRGGRIPSPIHSFKN; this is translated from the coding sequence ATGAATACGAATGAAATTATGCGTACAATAAAAATGATTGGGGAGCAGAATCTGGATATACGTACGATAACTATGGGGATATCTTTAAGAGACTGCTCTAGTTTTAATGGAAAAGAGTCCAGAAAAAGGATTTATGATAAAATAACTAAATATGCTGAAAACCTTGTAAAAGTAGGAGAAGAAATAGAAAGAGATTATGGTATTCCGATAATTAATAAAAGAATATCTGTAACTCCTATTTCAATAGTAGCAGAATCATCTGATGATAAAGATTATGTTGAATATGCTAAAACATTAGATAAGGCAGCAAAAGCCGTTGGGGTCAATCTTATAGGTGGATTTTCTGCACTTGTACATAAAGGATGTACTAAAGGTGATAAGATTTTGTTAGCATCTATTCCTGAAGCTTTAAATAGTACAGATATTGTTTGTTCGTCTGTAAATGTTGGGAGTACTAAAACAGGAATCAACATGAATGCTGTCAAACAAATGGGACATATAATAAAGGATATTGCAAATTTATCTGCTTCAACTAATGGACTAAACTGCATGAAGCTTGTAGTATTTGCCAATGCTATAGAGGATAATCCTTTTATGGCAGGTGCATTTCATGGCATAGGAGAAGCAGAATGCGTAATAAATGTTGGAATAAGTGGACCAGGAGTTGTTAAGGCGGCACTTGAGAATGTAAAAGGTGAACCATTTGATGTAGTTGCTGAAACGATAAAGAAAACTGCTTTTAGAATTACTAGGGCAGGTCAGCTTGTGGCAAGAGAAGCTTCTAAAAAATTAAATGTTCCTTTTGGAATAATAGATTTATCACTTGCACCGACACCAGCAGTTGGAGATAGTGTTGCGAGAATAATAGAAGAAATGGGAGTTGAAACTTGCGGTGCACCTGGAACAACAGCAGCACTTGCAATGTTAAATGATGCTGTTAAAAAAGGTGGAATAATGGCTGCTTCTCATGTTGGAGGACTTAGTGGTGCTTTTATACCTGTAAGTGAAGATGAAGGTATGATAGCTGCTGTAGAAAGTGGAGCACTTAACCTAGAAAAACTTGAAGCTATGACATGTGTATGCTCTGTTGGACTTGACATGATAGCAGTACCTGGAGATACGCCTGCTGAAACTATTTCAGGAATAATTGCCGATGAAGCTGCAATAGGAGTCGTAAATAATAAGACTACAGCAGTTCGTATAATTCCTGCAATAGGTATGGGAGTAGGAGATAGTGTTGAGTTTGGGGGCCTTTTTGGAAGAGCACCTGTAATGCCTGTAAGTAAATTTTCTTCAGCTGATTTTATTAATAGAGGTGGAAGAATTCCATCACCAATACATAGTTTTAAAAACTAG
- a CDS encoding ACT domain-containing protein, with translation MKAIITVIGKDKVGIIAGVSSILAEMKVNILDISQTIMQEYFTMIMLTDLSCSTVPFDKVKGELDEKGKKLGVSIKIQDEGIFNSMNRV, from the coding sequence ATGAAAGCTATTATTACAGTTATAGGAAAAGACAAAGTTGGTATCATTGCAGGAGTAAGTTCAATTCTCGCAGAAATGAAAGTTAATATCCTTGATATAAGTCAAACTATAATGCAAGAATATTTTACTATGATAATGCTTACAGATTTGTCCTGTTCAACTGTTCCTTTTGATAAAGTTAAAGGTGAACTTGATGAGAAAGGTAAAAAACTTGGGGTTTCAATAAAAATACAGGATGAGGGTATATTTAACTCAATGAACAGGGTGTAA
- a CDS encoding ectonucleotide pyrophosphatase/phosphodiesterase: MKTKAKHLVVISVDALNSQDFDFIKKLPNFSKIINTGSYVRNVTGIYPSTTYPAHTSIITGTYPERHGIFNNERMEIGVRKQHWYWQKKYIKVPTLVDIAIENNMKVGNIFWPVMAKSNIQYNCPEIWNVKKYGSHIITSLMNGTPLFIISLGLRFGKILNKINQFNLDNFACACACYTIRKKRTNLTLVHLNEIDYTRHKYGFASNEVYEALKHEDERIGKIIEASKKANIYEDTAFIVLGDHGFSDVDYKICINTAFAQKGLIKLNKKGKIINCKAYSNYCDGSNQVKVMGNKNKDKVLKLLMDMKESGKYGIKAVYTKVQALKKRVKGDFDFMLEAEDGYYFDNNWNEKDVVVKIKKSKARVNEFGYYAATHGYDPLKDNYKSFFAAAGCGIKKGFRLESAKLVDEGPTMAAILGLQMKNVDGRVLSDILI, encoded by the coding sequence ATGAAAACTAAAGCAAAGCATCTTGTGGTTATTTCTGTTGATGCGTTAAATTCACAAGATTTTGATTTTATAAAAAAACTACCTAATTTTTCAAAAATAATAAATACGGGCTCTTATGTTAGAAATGTTACGGGGATATATCCATCCACTACTTATCCGGCACATACATCTATAATTACGGGGACATATCCTGAAAGACATGGTATATTTAACAATGAAAGAATGGAAATTGGAGTAAGGAAGCAGCATTGGTACTGGCAAAAAAAATATATTAAGGTTCCAACTTTAGTCGATATTGCAATTGAAAATAATATGAAGGTTGGTAATATATTTTGGCCGGTTATGGCGAAATCTAATATTCAATATAATTGTCCTGAAATTTGGAATGTAAAAAAGTATGGAAGTCATATTATAACTTCTCTTATGAATGGTACACCTTTATTTATAATAAGTCTTGGTTTAAGATTTGGAAAGATATTAAACAAGATAAATCAGTTTAATTTAGACAATTTTGCGTGTGCGTGTGCATGCTATACTATAAGAAAAAAGAGAACTAATTTAACATTAGTACATTTAAATGAAATAGATTATACAAGGCATAAATACGGATTTGCATCTAATGAGGTATATGAAGCTTTAAAACATGAAGATGAGCGGATTGGTAAAATAATAGAAGCTTCAAAAAAAGCTAATATATATGAAGATACAGCTTTTATTGTTTTAGGAGATCATGGGTTTTCAGATGTGGATTATAAAATTTGCATTAATACTGCATTTGCTCAAAAAGGACTTATAAAACTAAATAAAAAAGGCAAAATAATTAATTGTAAGGCATATTCGAATTATTGTGATGGTTCAAATCAAGTAAAAGTAATGGGTAATAAGAATAAAGATAAAGTTTTAAAACTTTTGATGGATATGAAAGAAAGTGGAAAATACGGTATAAAGGCTGTATATACTAAAGTGCAAGCTCTTAAAAAGAGAGTTAAAGGTGATTTCGATTTTATGCTAGAGGCAGAAGATGGATATTATTTTGATAATAATTGGAATGAAAAAGATGTTGTTGTTAAGATAAAAAAGTCAAAAGCAAGGGTAAACGAATTTGGATATTATGCTGCAACTCATGGATATGATCCATTAAAAGATAATTACAAGTCGTTTTTTGCAGCCGCAGGATGTGGAATAAAAAAAGGATTTAGGCTAGAATCAGCTAAGCTTGTTGATGAGGGTCCTACTATGGCGGCAATTCTTGGACTTCAAATGAAAAATGTAGATGGAAGAGTGTTAAGCGATATTTTAATATAA